The following DNA comes from Candidatus Methylacidiphilum fumarolicum.
GGAATAGGACAGCCTACCCACCAGCCAAGCCAAGGGCTTTATCTGGAGCACTGACTGCCGGAGATGCAGAGAAGGGTTTTTGAAATAGACTTGTTTTCTTCTAAAGAATAATAACAAATGGTGGAGGCGGAGGGAGTCGAACCCTCGTCTTCTCGGGAACTTGAAAATTGTCCTACAAGTTTAGTGGTTTTTTTAATTAACCGTTATAGGATCAAGGAACCACGAACCCATTTTCCTACAACGTGAACCTTTTTAATCGCGTTGAATAACAGGTTCCAATTATTCAACGCTTTCCGGCTTATTGACACGCCCTTTTCCACTCCGCCGGAGAAAGTGGAAAAAGACGCTTGCTACTATGTATTAAGCAGCAAGAGCCAATTCTTCGTTGGCATTTATAATTTAAAGCAGGTTTTTTTACGAGGCCAACCTACTTTAAGCCCTCGACTTGCACAATTTCCAAGTTCGAACCGGAGAATCGATTACCGGTACGCCCCCCTTGTGTAGTAAATAATATATCAAAAGAGAGAAAAAAACCAATCAGATTTAATCAAAAATTTTTGATATACTATTTAAATTCTTTTCTACCAATTTGTTTTTTACTTTTCAAACTGAATATATGTTACCAATGCTAGTCTGGGTATCCGATACTGAAGCTTAAAATAACACCCAATGATCTTCATCAAGGTCGTTAGTTTTATTAAGCATTTTTCCTCATTACTGTTCCTAAAGACACACTCGGGACTTGCTTACGCCTGACCCAAGCCCGTTCTTTTCGTCTTGGTTTTGGACTGGGAGGCTCTGGGATTCTAAGACCGTTTCGTTCTCCGGGGAAGCGGAATAGAATTAGCAGGTCATCTTAACAATCAAAGATGACACCTCCCCAGTGCCTAGAGCCATCCACCTCGGGACAGTCCCCCTCCTCGGGATTCCAATGGAGCGGTTTCCCGCTCTTACGAGTAAACCTCACAGGAAGGATCGCATGCAGCCGGCTCTGCAGCATCCACAGGCATATCTCCCGGTCTCCGATCTTTCCTCTGCGGTTGTATGCGCCAACCCTGTCCCTATAGCTCACATGCCCATCATGCCGGCATACAAACTTCTCCCTCCCTGCAGTTCTTTGGATGGACCTACACCCACACTGGGGACAGAACCAGAGAGTTATAGGCTGGATTAACCTGCTCTCAAGGAGAAACTCCCGCAAGCGCCAGAAAATTGATTCGCTCTTGAAGCGCCTAGCTTGCGCATTTGTATACTACGCCTAGTAAGTTCTTTGCTTGGCACTTTCCCATATATAGGTAGATCCTCAAAGACACAATGACCGCAAGACTTCGTAGCTTGAAAAGTTTTCGCAAGTTTGTGTTTATCCACCCCTCTATTCCTGTTTGTACCTTGTGTAAACGACCCCATTGCTTTCTCTTCTCCAGGTTGTGCTTGCAGCTGCGTCTTGCTTTACTCCCCAAACCCTCTCCCCTATTTCTTTCCGTGGTCCTCTGTCAAAACTTCAGAAAGTCTAGCCTCTATCCCGACCGCTTTTCCTTCTAACCGCTTCGGAACTTTTCGTGGCGCTGCGTAGGGAATGACCGCCTCCTTTTCCTTTCATTCTCCGAATCTTCAGATTGCCTGCTAGTAGAATGACAATCCCTTTATCTCGTTCAAGACTCACGAGCGCGACATACTGCCCACCCTTCTCTTCAAAAGTCCGATACATTTCTTCATCATACAGAATAGATCTAGCTTCCCTCACTCTTAGCAGCCTGCCGATTACCTTTTGTAAGTCCTTTCGTAACCTGAAAAGGATGGCTTCTTGCCTCTCTTTTGTGAGGTGAAATGTAGAAGCGGGCGGCTTTCTTTTTCCTAACACACAAGCGATCCGCTGCGGAGAATTTAATACCCAGAAAGCCCATCGCTTTTCTTCTTCTGTCCATTTTTCTTTCTTATAGATTTTTGACCCAATCCTTACCATCAAAGCTACAACCATTTTTGATTGTTTCATAGGCATCCTGGAGGGCTACCTTCCACATTCTTGCTGACTACCCGCTTAGGCTTTTACATCCAGATGATGTTATCCGATCACGCTCTTTGCGTTCGTGAGAAGCTTTCCGCGAAATGGTCCAAGTCAGAATAATAGACAAGAAACCGCTCCTTCTCGGCTGCGTAGCGTAGGCCAAGGTCCTCTAGCATCTGGCGCTTTTTCTATTTTAGCAGCAGGCCCTCCATCTGAATCGTTCGACGCATCGTCTTATCCTGCCTTATCGGCTTTCACCGTGACCTCTTGTCTTTTCTTTTGCGCAACCCGTAAAGAGGGCTTGGGAAAGCAGGGAAGGATCGAAAGGAGCTCCTTGGTCATCTTTCCCTGCAAAGAGAGGGATTTGCCCGTTCATGACGGGGATTTTGATTCCATGAGACTAGCACAACTTCTTGGGGCCATCCGAAACCGAACCGGGCCAGCCGGCCCGTGCGAGCCACCATGACCATCGAAGGGCTCACCCTGTACCACCCCTCCATCAGAGGTGAGGAAATTCTTTCTCTTGTAGTTTAGTCCGCTGCTTGCAATCCCCCAGCCGTTTACCCCCCCTCTTGCTTTGGGTCAGGAAAAACCTTTTTAGCGCTTCCCACTGATTTTGCAGATCCCCCCCTTCTGCCCGGGGATGGAAACTTTTGTGTAGGCGCTTGTTTGACGCTCTCATCGCCTTTTGATCAATCCTCCACAGATAGTCCTCGTGGGGGTAGTATCGCCGGTTTATCGGAGCCCGTTTGGGGAGGTAGCACCCCTTCCCGCCGCCTTGCCCTGCTGCATGCTGAGGCTCTGACCGATCAGCACGCCAAACTTCTTGAGCGAATAGATGTTCGCTATGCCTATTTATTGCTAGACTGGCATCGCAATAGCAATAACTATTCTTTACTCTTTACATTTGGAAATTTAAATGGTTCTTTCGATGGCAAGGTGAAAAGTTTTCCTTCTGATTCTCTTCTAGTTTTTGGTTAGAGAGCTCACAATGCTGTTTTTTTGCAATTTCATTTTCCATTTTTTACTTATGGAGATAAGTTAAAAACATGGTTGGTAATCCCAAATGGCCTCCACAGGGAGACGACAATGATAAAAACATCATACGACAACTTCTTTATCTATTCGCTCTTTTCTTCTTTCTTGCTTTGCTAAGAGTAGTAATGGGTATGATGATCGGTTTACGGTTTTGGATCGGCGGATGAAAAGAGAATATAAAGATGTATCTCTAACCTAAAGGGAAAAAACTTTCCCTTTTTCCTTTAGGATTGAGTAAAGAAGTCAAGAATAATGACTAAAATTAGTCAGAAAATCTCCCTATCCTTATTCTTAAAAGTCACCAAAACAGAATTATCCGAAAACTGATCGAGAAAAAGCTTTTATAAAATACATTTTGTTTTTAATATATGACATCAAAATGAAATTCTATGTCTATTACTCGTTCCGAAAGTCAAACGAAGAGCTTTGATGAAGATCCATCGAAGGCGTGTTGTTGCAATAAAAGAGCTGGCGCTAAAATGGATAAAATTCATGTATGTGCAGAGCGCGTAGATTTTATATTTCCAGAGGTCATCTTTCCTTCCGAAAGAGTGTTTAAAGTCGCTGGGGAAGAGCTTCTTAGAAAACTAGTTCTTAAGCATCATGAAAATTTGATAAAAAGCCAAATTTTCTATCTTTTTCCAACCGATAAAGCTGAAATGGAAAAATTGGTGAGACGTTCGGCTGATTTTGTGGTAGAGATGTGTGGGGGACCCTCATATTATACTGCGTCTAGGGGAGAGCCGAGGATGCGCTCCCGCCATTTTTCAGTAACCATAGACGAAAAAGCAAGAGAAGTATGGCTTGCTTGCTATAAGTACGCTCTCAAAGAAGTTAATTTTCCTTTCTCAGTTCTTGAAGAATTCTGGCAATGGATCGAATCTTTTTCTATTCGAATAATCAATAGAAGAACCACTCTTGAACCTCCTCGTCGCATTCCCTTTGCAGAGATTAAAAATTTCTTTATTTCCTAATTGTTTTTAATTAAAGGATCTGACTTTAAATACATTGATAGAAATGGATTAATTTTATTAATCTATTTCATTATTCAGTAATATTGACTTCCCAACTGTTGATATCCAAAAACTTTTCCCAAGATTCATCGATAGGAAACTTTCCGGCAATAAAAAGCGGACGCCATTTAGGCTTTTTCGGCTTCTTAAGTAATTTCATTCCAGCTTCTTGAGGTGTTCTATTCCCTTTTTTGCTATTGCATCGAATACAGGAACAAACCACATTCTCCCAAGTTGTTTTTCCGCCCCGCTCTCTAGGTATCACATGGTCTAAATTTAGATAAGAGGGGTCAAATTTTCCCCCGCAATACTGACAAAGATACCCATCTCTTTCAAAGACATTATGCCTAGTAAATTTAACTTCCTTCCTTGGGACTTTTTCAAAAAGGAGCAGTAAAATAACTTTTGGTACTCTGATTTTAAAAGAAACTGTGTGAACTACATCGCTCCCATGGTATGCTTGAGAATGTTCTTTCCATTCAAAAAAATCCAAGGTATAAAAATCATCTTTGTTTTTATGCACTACGTAAGCATGTCCACAATAAAGAAGATTAAAAGCCCTCCGGGCCGTGCACCAATTAACGGCTTGCCACAGCCTGTTAAGAATAAGAACACTGGAATTCAAAATGTCCCTTGAACTTTGTTGCAACAATCCAATGTGTAATTTGTGAATGTGTTGGTGTCAAGAATCCTTTTTGTTCATTAAAAGAAGAATTATTCCAAAAATGTCCCCCTATTTTTTCTACTTGCCTATGATTTCCAAAAACAATAAATATTATAATAACTTTGATAAAAAAATATTAATCTTTTTAATGATCCTACAAAAGCTATTCTTGAATCCTATTTTTTTGGAGTGTAAAAAATGATCCAATAATGTAAATGCTTGTTTCATTACCTCTCAATGAAAAAAAACTTAGAAAATTTTCTGGCATGGCTTTTGCACAAAACCTGCCTGCATTGCCGAATAGTTATTCTACTATTTCTTGGCCTGACAGGATTATCCATATGGATTCTTTCTACGCAATTTAAAGTCATCAACGACACCAATGCCTTGATTCGAAAAGATTCTCCCATTCATAAATATTATTTGGAATATCGGAAGGAATTTGGCGTTGCTGAAGATTATGTCGTAGTGATCCATGGAGATGATCCCGAGGAAAATAAAAAAGCTGCTCTTGAAGTTGGGAAAAAGCTTAGAGAACTTGCTCCTTTGGTGCAAAATGTAAGAGATAGACTCGATCTATCAAAACTAGAAACCCATCTTTTGCTTTATCTTTCCATTGATGATCTTAAAAAAATCGATTCCGAAATTGACGGCTACGTCAAAGCTCTTAAAGAACAACCTGAAATAAAGCTCGATCTGAACACTGTTTTGAACCAGGCAAATGAAAAATTCCAAGAATCTTATCTACGAAAACACGAAAACTGGAAAGAATTTATTCCTTTTATAGACCGGTTTATTTCAATTTTGAACCAGCTAGCTGATCAGCTCGAGCAAAAGCCAAACTATCAAGTAAAAGTACAGAAATCTTCTCTCCAGCTTCAGGATAAAGACATGTCTAATCTAAAAGTTGAAGACATTCGATCTATTCTAGAAGATCATGAATTTCTTTCTTTCGAAGATGGCAAACTGGTCCTTGTAACTGCTTCTCCAGGCAAAGGTGCAAGCGATGGGCAAAAAAGGACTGAAACGATAAAAAAAATCCGACAAATTATTGCTGATATTGGAATGGAATACCCTTCTCTATCGATCGGTCTGACTGGAGAGCCGGTACTTGAAGATGATCAGCTACAGGAAAGTTCGAAAGATAGCCTAAATTCAGCTCTTCTAGCTTTCAGTCTTGTTAGTTTCCTTTTTTTTATCAGCTATCGTGAAATCCTTCGCCCCGCTATCGGTTTGATTGTGCTGGCAATGGCTTTGTGCTGGTCTCTGGCTTTTCCTATGGTAACCATTGGCCATCTGAACATTATTTCTGAAGCTTTTGTAGCTATGGTAATAGGGATGGGGATCGATTTTAGCATTCAGTTTATGAGTAGATATGAAGAAGAAATTTCTGGAGGGAAAACCATCCTAGAGGCTCTTAAAACAACTTCGAAACACACGGGAGCAGCGATCTTTACAGGCGGATGTACGACAGCCATTGCTTTCTTCACTATGTGTTTTAACGATTTTATTGGATTACAGGAATTCGGGATAGTTGCGGGATTTGGTATTCTCTTTTGCCTTTTAAGCAGCCTAACTCTACTACCAGCCATGTATTTCTGGATCGACTCTAAAATAGGGCTAAACAGAATCCGGCAGTCTACGATTAAAACCACCTGGACTACGCCCCAATGGTTTAACACCGTTTTGTTTTTTTCTCCAAGAGGCACTTTGACACTAGCGTCACTGGCTACTGTTTTCTTTGCGTTTATGATTCCAAAAGTGGGATTTGACTACAATCTTTTGAACCTTCAAAATCAAAATCTTGATTGTGTTCAACGAGAACTAGAGCTACTTAACTCCCCTTCTCGTGGGATGATTTCAGCCTTATCCGTCGCCAATAACGAAGAAGAAGCCAAAAAAAGAGCCAAGGCTTTTGAGGCTTTACCTTCTGTTGCCGAAGTCCGTACGTTGACAACTATTTTTCCTGAGCAACAGGAAGAAAAACTTCAAATTATTAGAAATATTGTCGATAAACTTAAGGATGTTCCTTTAGACTCCTCGAAAAAAGAAGTTAACGCTGATAGACTGAAAAAGGATATCGACGATCTTCTCCAAAAGTCTGAAGAAGGCTATAAAACAGCACAAAAATTTGTCGCGATTGCCCCACAGGCAAAAGAAGCGGTGGATATTTTTTCAAAACTTATCCCTGCGCTAAGCCGTATTCAAAAACAAATGAATAAGCTTCCAAAAACTGAATTAAATAAGCGGCTTAGTAGAGCCCAATTTGAAATCTTTGGTACCATGGAAAGTGGACTGCTTTGGTTAAGATCACAAGACACTTCTAGAGGAGTGACCAAAGATGACCTTCCGAAGGAGGTTCTGGAACGATTCCTTTCTCCTCACGGGAAAATTCTCATCGAAATTATTCCTAAAGAAAATGTATGGGAAAGGAAAGCAGATGTGCAATTTGTTAACGATATTCGAAAAGTTGATCCAAAAGTTACTGGGACTCCCGTTCAAAATTATGAGTATATAGAGCTTTTAAGAAAAAGTTATACGGAAGCTGCTCAATGGGCATTCGTAGCTATCGTTATCCTTATTGTCTTGAGGTTTCAAAATCTCCTCTATTCTATTCTAGCTCTTTTTCCCCTCGTTTTGGCAGCTATATGGACATTGGGATGGATGGGCTTTTTTAGCATTCCCTTTAATCCCGCTAACATTATTACTTTACCTCTGGCTATTGGAGCAGGCGTTGCTTATGGTATCTATACAGTTGACAGGTATAGTGAAGATGGGAATGCCCAACTTTTTTCTACAAGTACTGGCAAAGCTATTCTCGTTTCCGGTCTCACAGCTGTCATCGGGTTTGCTTCTCTACTCATAAGCTCTTATCAAGGACTGTATAGTTTAGGCTTGGTTATGACGATAGCTATTAGCTTTTGCTTAATCACAAGCTTAATTATCCTGCCACAAGTGTTTTATTTGATGAGTAACAAGAAAAAAAAAGATAATGAGCTGACGATTGATCTTCCTGCCGAAGAAACTCTTGCGAATAAATAACTTTTTTGAACATTAAGAATTTCCTAATAAGGACTAAATGCTTTTTCTGATACCAAAAGAAAGGGAGGCGGATCAGGCTTTCTATAACTTTTGGGCTGTTTGAGCTTTCTTCCTATCCTTTTATCCTCTGCCTGCGTCCTAGCAATCACTATAGGAGTCCCGATGTCAACTAGCTGGTAAAACTTTTCAGCTTCTTTCCATTCAAGCCGAATGCAGCCATGACTTCTTGGAACAGGCCATACATAACCTTGATGAATATAATAACCTGGTAAAAATTCTACGGCATAGGGCATCGGATAACCAACATATCTCCATCCGGCTCCAGGTCTCCCTGAAATATCTGATGGAATATATTTTCCATCTTTAACCCAAAATCCGTAACTGGACGATCTTTTCCTTTGTTGCTTATCAAGTACTTTGAAATGGCCTGTTGGAGTCGTATCTCCCTTTCCTGTGCATACATGAGTAGCAAGAACGATTTTTTCACCCTTCACAATATAAAGTGCTTGATTATTCAAAGAAATTTTTACGACTATTTTACCAGGATGCCCTTTTTGAACATTTTCTTCTTTGCCAAAAATATCCAAAAAGTCATCTAAAGAAATGGCTTTTATAGGACTAGAGAAATAAGGAAAGAATAGAGAAGAAAAGAGAATCAAAAATCGCATCATATCGAAAAACACAAGAACAGGAATAAAATATCGTATGCTACTGGATAAGTTCTAACATCAAGAACTTTTTGGCAAAAGAAAAAACAAGCCTTCTATTCAAGAAACCAATCTAAAAATATAGGGATAATTATAAGTTTTTCCTCTGGATACAGCGATTGAGGCTGCAATCATCGTCCAAATTACAAAGATCCCTAAAAAAAATATAAGAAGATAACCGATCAACACAGAAAAGAGGAACAGACAAATCAAAAAATAAACTGTAAAACTGATCTGCGCATTCAAGGCTTCTCTAGCCTGCATTTTAACGAAAGGATCTTTGGCGAGCAAAAAAATGATAAGTGGCACTAAAATTTGTCCAATCGCAAAAAAATATCCAATCAGAGGAGCTAAGTGCGCCAAAAGGGCAAGGTTTTTGCTTTCCGATGAAATCATCTCTATAAACAAATGGGCGAATTGCCCTTTTTTCAAACATTTTTTCTGAGAGATCAGCCTGTTTGTAAGCAGTTATTATCTGTCTATAGGATCGATTCAGCTTAATAAAAAGTATATAACTGACTGGCTCAAATGGCCACTTTTGGGTAGGCTTCCATTCTTTTCCTTTTTATTTGGTTATCCATAAACCAAGTCAGCGGCTTCATCCCCTCGTTTTCAATAGCTTCATGAGAATGGTTTATAATGTGTGGTAGGACCAAAAGCCGTTTTCTCTTTGTCCTTGTTGTGGGGACTGGAAGAGGCATCCATCAGAGTAGGCATAATTCGATTTATAGCTTTTTTCCAAACAAAACGCAAAGGTTTCTTTGCCCACTCTTCTGCGTAATCGACACCAATTCTAGGAGTTCTCTCAATTTCCGAATCTGGAACTTCAAGCCCGGATTCTTCCACCCAAATGCGCTCTCCAATCAAAGAAATCCCATTGTCAGCCAAAGTAATCCCCATAGTTTTGGTGACTTTTCCAGGGCCATCTGCCCACTGATGTTCAGGAATACCTTTTCTTCTTGATTTAACCAACTCCTTTCCTTCTGTAATAATTACCCCACGGATCAATACAGCCATGGGAATTCCCTCCGGTCCCAAAACAAAATTCAAAAGATGGTGCATGCCATAGCAAAAATAGACATAAGTAATGCCTCCTTGCTGAAAGATTATTTTATTTCTTGGAGTTAACCGATTCCCATAGCCATGACAAGCTTTGTCCTCGGCTCCACCGTACGCCTCGGTCTCAATAATAATTCCAGCAATAATCCCTTTCGGATCTCTAACCGTCAATTTTTTCCCTAGGAAAAAAAGGGCCCCTTGTACTGGATCATCAATCAGATATGCAGCTAAGCCAATTTTCTTTCCCATTATGGCTTTTATTTAAATCGAGAGATCACAGAAATCCATTGCGAAGAAAAAAGCAAAGAAATTTTGACCTAGCTACTACTTTTTAGTTTTTCAACGGCTAGTCTTACAAGGGGAGCCAGTTTTTCTCCCTCAGTCTTCTCAACATAGCCAATAATCCTTTGTCGCATGGAAGGAGACCAAAATTTCCGGAGATGATTAGCAATCCCCTCTACAGCTTCTTCAGTAGTAGGATAATTTTTAAAAAATTCACCTATCTGGTTAGCCATAAAAATGAGATCCTCATGCCCCTCTTTCATAACTATGTTCATTGAAACGAAGATGTGATAGAAATTTTACAAATGGTGTAATGCCCTCCTTCTTAACAGGCAACGGTTTTTTCTTTTGCTTCTTTAGCAAGAGCGCTTACTTGCACAGCAGTAACCTTATATTCCGGACAGTTTGTTGCCCAATCTGAAATTTCAGTAGTGACAATATTTGCACGACTTTCAGGAAAATGGAAAGTCGCATATACAGTGCCCGGTTGCACTCTTTCGGTTATTTTACACCTAAAAGTTCCACTGCCCTTTCTACTGGTCACTTCTACCAACTCTCCATCTTTGATTCCCCTTTCTTCAGCATCTGATGGATGAATTTCTAAGATATCTTCTTTAAACCAGATAACGTTTTGCGTCCGCCTTGTCTGGGTACCCACATTGTAATGATGTAAAATTCTGCCTGTTGTGAGGATAAGAGGGAAACGCCTGGATGGCTTTTCTGGCGTTGGAACATAACCAGTAATATGGAACTGTCCTAAGCCTCTAAAGAATTTCTCCTTATGCATTACTGGAGTTCCTTCAGTTGCCTGTTCATTACATGGCCATTGAATGCTTCCCAATTTATCAAGTTTCTCATAGCTTACCCCTCGGAAGGTTGGAGTAAGTCTCGCAATTTCATCCATGATTTCTGAGGGATGATTATAATGCATGGGATAACCCATTGCTTGAGCGATTTCCTGAATCACTTCCCATTCTTGTTTTCCGCAGCGCGGAGGCATGACTTGCCTGACTCTTTGAATCCTTCTTTCCGCATTGGTAAAAGTTCCATCTTTTTCCAAAAAGGAACATCCAGGCAAAAACACATGGCAGTACTTCGACATTTCATTGAGGAAAATGTCATGAAGGACCACTAGTTCCATTGATTTTAGGGCTTGGATAACGTGATTGCTGTCAGGATCCGATTGAGTAAGATCCTCCCCATGCACATAGATGCCCTTAAAATTCCCATACACAGCTTCCGTTAGCATATTAGTAATCCTTAATCCCGGCTCTGGATCTAAGGGTACATTCCATGCTCCTTCGAAAAGCATCCTCGTTTCAAAATCAGATACATGCCTATAGCCTGAAAATTCATGAGGGAAAGAACCCATGTCACAGGAGCCTTGCACATTGTTTTGACCCCGCAGAGGATTAACTCCTGCTCCCTCTTTACCTACATTTCCAGTAAGCATAGCCAGATTCGCTATAGCTAGCACAGCAGTTGTCCCTTGGGAATGTTCAGTTACGCCAAGTCCATAATAGATGGCTGCGTTACCACCGGTAGCATACAGTCTTGCAGCAGCTCGAATGGTTTCGGCAGGAACTCCTGTTATTTCCTGTACTGCTTCCGGTGCATTCTCAGGCTTTCGAACAAATTGCATCCATTTTTCAAAGGAGACCTTATCACATTTCTCTTCAATAAATTTCCTATCTTCGAGCCCCTCCTCAAGGATCGTATAGGCGATAGCATTCAGCAAAGCTACGTTAGTCCCAGGCTTTAATTGAAGATGATAATCGGCTCGAATGTGGGGTGTTTTGACAAGATCGATTTTTCTTGGATCGGCTACAATCAGACGTGCACCTTGGCGAAGTCGACGTTTCATCTGGGAACCAAAAACAGGATGCCCATCCGTAGGATTGGCACCGATAACAAAAATAACATCAGAAAACTGAATAGAATCAAAGGGATTCGTTCCTGCTGAGGTTCCAAAGGCTGCCTTCAATCCATAACCTGTAGGAGAATGGCAGACCCGAGCACAAGTATCGATATTGTTATTGTGAAAGACTGCTCGAACCAGCTTTTGTACAAGATAGTCCTCTTCATTAGTACACCGAGAAGAACTCACAGCCCCAATCGAATTTCTGCCATATTTATCAGTTATTCTCTTAAATTCCGAAGCTACATAAGCAATAGCTTCTTCCCAGCTCACTTCTTTCCAAGGGTCTTCGATTTTTTTCCGGAGCATAGGCTTTAATGGCCTTTCAGGACTCAACGCATAAGTCCAGGCAAACCTACCTTTAACACAAGAATGCCCATGATTAGCATGACCATTTTTATAGG
Coding sequences within:
- a CDS encoding DUF4870 domain-containing protein, producing MISSESKNLALLAHLAPLIGYFFAIGQILVPLIIFLLAKDPFVKMQAREALNAQISFTVYFLICLFLFSVLIGYLLIFFLGIFVIWTMIAASIAVSRGKTYNYPYIFRLVS
- a CDS encoding HNH endonuclease codes for the protein MLNSSVLILNRLWQAVNWCTARRAFNLLYCGHAYVVHKNKDDFYTLDFFEWKEHSQAYHGSDVVHTVSFKIRVPKVILLLLFEKVPRKEVKFTRHNVFERDGYLCQYCGGKFDPSYLNLDHVIPRERGGKTTWENVVCSCIRCNSKKGNRTPQEAGMKLLKKPKKPKWRPLFIAGKFPIDESWEKFLDINSWEVNITE
- a CDS encoding formate dehydrogenase subunit delta yields the protein MNIVMKEGHEDLIFMANQIGEFFKNYPTTEEAVEGIANHLRKFWSPSMRQRIIGYVEKTEGEKLAPLVRLAVEKLKSSS
- a CDS encoding DNA-3-methyladenine glycosylase, yielding MGKKIGLAAYLIDDPVQGALFFLGKKLTVRDPKGIIAGIIIETEAYGGAEDKACHGYGNRLTPRNKIIFQQGGITYVYFCYGMHHLLNFVLGPEGIPMAVLIRGVIITEGKELVKSRRKGIPEHQWADGPGKVTKTMGITLADNGISLIGERIWVEESGLEVPDSEIERTPRIGVDYAEEWAKKPLRFVWKKAINRIMPTLMDASSSPHNKDKEKTAFGPTTHYKPFS
- a CDS encoding globin domain-containing protein translates to MDKIHVCAERVDFIFPEVIFPSERVFKVAGEELLRKLVLKHHENLIKSQIFYLFPTDKAEMEKLVRRSADFVVEMCGGPSYYTASRGEPRMRSRHFSVTIDEKAREVWLACYKYALKEVNFPFSVLEEFWQWIESFSIRIINRRTTLEPPRRIPFAEIKNFFIS
- the fdhF gene encoding formate dehydrogenase subunit alpha, with amino-acid sequence MARFVHESEIQPKAVTLTIDGIEVSVPEGTSLLRAAALHGIMIPKLCATESLEPFGSCRLCLVEIEGKRGYPASCTTLVEQGMKVKTFSEKLAKLRRNVMELYISDHPLDCLMCPVDGDCELQDMAGAVGLRDVRYGFSGKNHLTSPKDKTNPYFTFDPSKCIVCFRCVRACDEIQGTLALTARHRGFDSVITPGPTHEFLSSECVSCGACVMACPTAALIEDTVIEKGLPLKSTITTCAYCGVGCSFEAQTQGNEVIRMVPYKNGHANHGHSCVKGRFAWTYALSPERPLKPMLRKKIEDPWKEVSWEEAIAYVASEFKRITDKYGRNSIGAVSSSRCTNEEDYLVQKLVRAVFHNNNIDTCARVCHSPTGYGLKAAFGTSAGTNPFDSIQFSDVIFVIGANPTDGHPVFGSQMKRRLRQGARLIVADPRKIDLVKTPHIRADYHLQLKPGTNVALLNAIAYTILEEGLEDRKFIEEKCDKVSFEKWMQFVRKPENAPEAVQEITGVPAETIRAAARLYATGGNAAIYYGLGVTEHSQGTTAVLAIANLAMLTGNVGKEGAGVNPLRGQNNVQGSCDMGSFPHEFSGYRHVSDFETRMLFEGAWNVPLDPEPGLRITNMLTEAVYGNFKGIYVHGEDLTQSDPDSNHVIQALKSMELVVLHDIFLNEMSKYCHVFLPGCSFLEKDGTFTNAERRIQRVRQVMPPRCGKQEWEVIQEIAQAMGYPMHYNHPSEIMDEIARLTPTFRGVSYEKLDKLGSIQWPCNEQATEGTPVMHKEKFFRGLGQFHITGYVPTPEKPSRRFPLILTTGRILHHYNVGTQTRRTQNVIWFKEDILEIHPSDAEERGIKDGELVEVTSRKGSGTFRCKITERVQPGTVYATFHFPESRANIVTTEISDWATNCPEYKVTAVQVSALAKEAKEKTVAC
- a CDS encoding MMPL family transporter; its protein translation is MKKNLENFLAWLLHKTCLHCRIVILLFLGLTGLSIWILSTQFKVINDTNALIRKDSPIHKYYLEYRKEFGVAEDYVVVIHGDDPEENKKAALEVGKKLRELAPLVQNVRDRLDLSKLETHLLLYLSIDDLKKIDSEIDGYVKALKEQPEIKLDLNTVLNQANEKFQESYLRKHENWKEFIPFIDRFISILNQLADQLEQKPNYQVKVQKSSLQLQDKDMSNLKVEDIRSILEDHEFLSFEDGKLVLVTASPGKGASDGQKRTETIKKIRQIIADIGMEYPSLSIGLTGEPVLEDDQLQESSKDSLNSALLAFSLVSFLFFISYREILRPAIGLIVLAMALCWSLAFPMVTIGHLNIISEAFVAMVIGMGIDFSIQFMSRYEEEISGGKTILEALKTTSKHTGAAIFTGGCTTAIAFFTMCFNDFIGLQEFGIVAGFGILFCLLSSLTLLPAMYFWIDSKIGLNRIRQSTIKTTWTTPQWFNTVLFFSPRGTLTLASLATVFFAFMIPKVGFDYNLLNLQNQNLDCVQRELELLNSPSRGMISALSVANNEEEAKKRAKAFEALPSVAEVRTLTTIFPEQQEEKLQIIRNIVDKLKDVPLDSSKKEVNADRLKKDIDDLLQKSEEGYKTAQKFVAIAPQAKEAVDIFSKLIPALSRIQKQMNKLPKTELNKRLSRAQFEIFGTMESGLLWLRSQDTSRGVTKDDLPKEVLERFLSPHGKILIEIIPKENVWERKADVQFVNDIRKVDPKVTGTPVQNYEYIELLRKSYTEAAQWAFVAIVILIVLRFQNLLYSILALFPLVLAAIWTLGWMGFFSIPFNPANIITLPLAIGAGVAYGIYTVDRYSEDGNAQLFSTSTGKAILVSGLTAVIGFASLLISSYQGLYSLGLVMTIAISFCLITSLIILPQVFYLMSNKKKKDNELTIDLPAEETLANK
- a CDS encoding L,D-transpeptidase; translated protein: MMRFLILFSSLFFPYFSSPIKAISLDDFLDIFGKEENVQKGHPGKIVVKISLNNQALYIVKGEKIVLATHVCTGKGDTTPTGHFKVLDKQQRKRSSSYGFWVKDGKYIPSDISGRPGAGWRYVGYPMPYAVEFLPGYYIHQGYVWPVPRSHGCIRLEWKEAEKFYQLVDIGTPIVIARTQAEDKRIGRKLKQPKSYRKPDPPPFLLVSEKAFSPY